The Lactuca sativa cultivar Salinas chromosome 2, Lsat_Salinas_v11, whole genome shotgun sequence genome includes a window with the following:
- the LOC111915134 gene encoding protein PIN-LIKES 3 isoform X1 — translation MGFLDLFSAASIPILKVLIITALGSFLALDSIDILGESTRKQVNNIVFFVFSPALVGSNLAKTITLESIISMWFMPINILITYIIGSTLGWVLLIITRPPQHLKGLILGACAAGNLGSLPLIIVPAVCKEKGSPFGDPNVCREYAMAYASLSMAIGAIFLWTYVYNLVRVFSSDYQDSGNNGVKETVAMQEGLSESFLPSSSSIIHMKGKAKVMLDTMKQHLVSFLRGIDLKMVLAPSTIGAIVGFIVGTIAPMRKLLIGTTAPLRVIQDSASLVGDAGIPTMTLIMGGNLLKGLKGSGVSLSTVFGIVAVRLVLLPFFGISIVKGALYLGLVHADPLYLFVLLLQFALPPAINIVIDMVGTITQLFGAGESECSVIMLWAYGLASISLTLWSMFFMWLVA, via the exons ATGGGGTTTCTAGATCTATTCTCTGCTGCATCTATCCCTATTCTTAAAGTTCTTATAATTACTGCACTTGGCTCATTTCTTGCCTTGGATTCTATCGATATCTTGGGAGAAAGTACAAGGAAGCAAGTCAATAAT ATTGTATTCTTTGTATTCAGTCCAGCACTAGTGGGGAGCAATCTTGCTAAAACAATCACTCTCGAAAGCATCATTTCCAT GTGGTTTATGCCTATAAATATTCTTATTACATACATAATTGGGTCAACACTTGGATGGGTGCTTTTGATCATCACTAGACCACCTCAACATCTAAAAGGTCTCATCCTTGGTGCTTGTGCAGCAG GAAACCTAGGAAGCTTGCCTTTGATTATAGTTCCAGCTGTATGCAAAGAAAAAGGAAGTCCTTTTGGTGACCCTAATGTTTGTCGAGAGTATGCCATGGCTTATGCTTCACTATCTATGGCT ATTGGAGCAATATTTTTATGGACTTATGTGTATAACCTAGTACGGGTATTCTCGAGTGATTACCAAGATTCTGGTAACAATGGTGTCAAAGAAACGGTAGCCATGCAAGAGGGTTTGAGTGAAAGCTTCCTCCCATCATCTTCATCTATTATTCACATGAAGGGAAAAGCTAAG GTGATGCTAGACACAATGAAGCAACATTTGGTGAGCTTTTTACGTGGGATTGACTTGAAGATGGTGTTGGCACCCTCAACCATTGGAGCG ATTGTGGGATTCATCGTTGGAACAATCGCACCCATGCGAAAGTTACTAATTGGCACAACAGCTCCTCTTCGGGTGATCCAAGATTCTGCATCCTTAGTAGG AGATGCTGGGATCCCGACGATGACATTAATTATGGGTGGTAACCTCTTAAAAG GTCTCAAAGGATCTGGGGTGTCATTATCGACTGTGTTTGGAATCGTAGCAGTTCGGTTAGTTTTGTTACCATTTTTTGGTATTTCAATTGTGAAAGGAGCACTTTACTTGGGTTTAGTGCATGCAGATCCTCTTTATCTTTTTGTTCTTCTACTACAGTTTGCGCTTCCTCCTGCTATAAACATTG TTATTGATATGGTAGGTACAATAACACAGTTATTTGGAGCTGGTGAGAGTGAATGTTCTGTGATTATGTTGTGGGCGTATGGTTTGGCGTCGATATCACTTACCCTTTGGTCAATGTTCTTCATGTGGCTAGTCGCTTGA
- the LOC111915134 gene encoding protein PIN-LIKES 3 isoform X3: MWFMPINILITYIIGSTLGWVLLIITRPPQHLKGLILGACAAGNLGSLPLIIVPAVCKEKGSPFGDPNVCREYAMAYASLSMAIGAIFLWTYVYNLVRVFSSDYQDSGNNGVKETVAMQEGLSESFLPSSSSIIHMKGKAKVMLDTMKQHLVSFLRGIDLKMVLAPSTIGAIVGFIVGTIAPMRKLLIGTTAPLRVIQDSASLVGDAGIPTMTLIMGGNLLKGLKGSGVSLSTVFGIVAVRLVLLPFFGISIVKGALYLGLVHADPLYLFVLLLQFALPPAINIVIDMVGTITQLFGAGESECSVIMLWAYGLASISLTLWSMFFMWLVA; the protein is encoded by the exons AT GTGGTTTATGCCTATAAATATTCTTATTACATACATAATTGGGTCAACACTTGGATGGGTGCTTTTGATCATCACTAGACCACCTCAACATCTAAAAGGTCTCATCCTTGGTGCTTGTGCAGCAG GAAACCTAGGAAGCTTGCCTTTGATTATAGTTCCAGCTGTATGCAAAGAAAAAGGAAGTCCTTTTGGTGACCCTAATGTTTGTCGAGAGTATGCCATGGCTTATGCTTCACTATCTATGGCT ATTGGAGCAATATTTTTATGGACTTATGTGTATAACCTAGTACGGGTATTCTCGAGTGATTACCAAGATTCTGGTAACAATGGTGTCAAAGAAACGGTAGCCATGCAAGAGGGTTTGAGTGAAAGCTTCCTCCCATCATCTTCATCTATTATTCACATGAAGGGAAAAGCTAAG GTGATGCTAGACACAATGAAGCAACATTTGGTGAGCTTTTTACGTGGGATTGACTTGAAGATGGTGTTGGCACCCTCAACCATTGGAGCG ATTGTGGGATTCATCGTTGGAACAATCGCACCCATGCGAAAGTTACTAATTGGCACAACAGCTCCTCTTCGGGTGATCCAAGATTCTGCATCCTTAGTAGG AGATGCTGGGATCCCGACGATGACATTAATTATGGGTGGTAACCTCTTAAAAG GTCTCAAAGGATCTGGGGTGTCATTATCGACTGTGTTTGGAATCGTAGCAGTTCGGTTAGTTTTGTTACCATTTTTTGGTATTTCAATTGTGAAAGGAGCACTTTACTTGGGTTTAGTGCATGCAGATCCTCTTTATCTTTTTGTTCTTCTACTACAGTTTGCGCTTCCTCCTGCTATAAACATTG TTATTGATATGGTAGGTACAATAACACAGTTATTTGGAGCTGGTGAGAGTGAATGTTCTGTGATTATGTTGTGGGCGTATGGTTTGGCGTCGATATCACTTACCCTTTGGTCAATGTTCTTCATGTGGCTAGTCGCTTGA
- the LOC111915134 gene encoding protein PIN-LIKES 3 isoform X2 gives MGFLDLFSAASIPILKVLIITALGSFLALDSIDILGESTRKQVNNIVFFVFSPALVGSNLAKTITLESIISMWFMPINILITYIIGSTLGWVLLIITRPPQHLKGLILGACAAGNLGSLPLIIVPAVCKEKGSPFGDPNVCREYAMAYASLSMAIGAIFLWTYVYNLVRVFSSDYQDSGNNGVKETVAMQEGLSESFLPSSSSIIHMKGKAKVMLDTMKQHLVSFLRGIDLKMVLAPSTIGAIVGFIVGTIAPMRKLLIGTTAPLRVIQDSASLVGDAGIPTMTLIMGGNLLKGLKGSGVSLSTVFGIVAVRLVLLPFFGISIVKGALYLGLVHADPLYLFVLLLQFALPPAINIGTITQLFGAGESECSVIMLWAYGLASISLTLWSMFFMWLVA, from the exons ATGGGGTTTCTAGATCTATTCTCTGCTGCATCTATCCCTATTCTTAAAGTTCTTATAATTACTGCACTTGGCTCATTTCTTGCCTTGGATTCTATCGATATCTTGGGAGAAAGTACAAGGAAGCAAGTCAATAAT ATTGTATTCTTTGTATTCAGTCCAGCACTAGTGGGGAGCAATCTTGCTAAAACAATCACTCTCGAAAGCATCATTTCCAT GTGGTTTATGCCTATAAATATTCTTATTACATACATAATTGGGTCAACACTTGGATGGGTGCTTTTGATCATCACTAGACCACCTCAACATCTAAAAGGTCTCATCCTTGGTGCTTGTGCAGCAG GAAACCTAGGAAGCTTGCCTTTGATTATAGTTCCAGCTGTATGCAAAGAAAAAGGAAGTCCTTTTGGTGACCCTAATGTTTGTCGAGAGTATGCCATGGCTTATGCTTCACTATCTATGGCT ATTGGAGCAATATTTTTATGGACTTATGTGTATAACCTAGTACGGGTATTCTCGAGTGATTACCAAGATTCTGGTAACAATGGTGTCAAAGAAACGGTAGCCATGCAAGAGGGTTTGAGTGAAAGCTTCCTCCCATCATCTTCATCTATTATTCACATGAAGGGAAAAGCTAAG GTGATGCTAGACACAATGAAGCAACATTTGGTGAGCTTTTTACGTGGGATTGACTTGAAGATGGTGTTGGCACCCTCAACCATTGGAGCG ATTGTGGGATTCATCGTTGGAACAATCGCACCCATGCGAAAGTTACTAATTGGCACAACAGCTCCTCTTCGGGTGATCCAAGATTCTGCATCCTTAGTAGG AGATGCTGGGATCCCGACGATGACATTAATTATGGGTGGTAACCTCTTAAAAG GTCTCAAAGGATCTGGGGTGTCATTATCGACTGTGTTTGGAATCGTAGCAGTTCGGTTAGTTTTGTTACCATTTTTTGGTATTTCAATTGTGAAAGGAGCACTTTACTTGGGTTTAGTGCATGCAGATCCTCTTTATCTTTTTGTTCTTCTACTACAGTTTGCGCTTCCTCCTGCTATAAACATTG GTACAATAACACAGTTATTTGGAGCTGGTGAGAGTGAATGTTCTGTGATTATGTTGTGGGCGTATGGTTTGGCGTCGATATCACTTACCCTTTGGTCAATGTTCTTCATGTGGCTAGTCGCTTGA